The following are encoded in a window of Palaemon carinicauda isolate YSFRI2023 chromosome 31, ASM3689809v2, whole genome shotgun sequence genomic DNA:
- the LOC137624229 gene encoding uncharacterized protein PF3D7_1120000-like isoform X3, which translates to MPKTKCTSEAQNTPWAAKKKNSRQPSIPLRRTTNHKLANDKKLPEKDNSYIPMRYSGLMQAERRPSSLSSVTNKRLRKQIVFEIGETIHSGPTHLVQKDIKNEKVGPASNCVLPGDTLESACALPESNCPADIPSTRCSSSRLSSTPVYRKGSVPRKPSSSVGAAALPRLSQSKCKVGDTVEPKAPLLTVQVPEAVVPKAKVFIHDALAVPQASVSEATIPDVTVSEAALPEVTLDEAALPDVPVTKAVSKATFFNVATKVKQEKETPCAFKPFIKQEPPNFVESVIDDYSLDVTLSPVVDPIQVKKENIEMVRLIQEVDSRIDSFCHKRSSRTSKRFGSSEIEEIEIKTEQMSRAKRCTRTRKSSCRSDKSESETSDSRSVLEDPLCLDMVDKTAKRGKPKNGEPILEEAAAHTNKYNGDVSVDLVNGAHKVKGRRVSRANSDESDLSSCSKTNGNVDHNNDKIDFSLLLEISEADREKFETKKAKIRRKTADWLLISETEQYYNEKEEIMRNKNKPDSESDSDESDSDSKSDCSDDNENEDANPPRGRGKGKRKQSGCAGDDDPKVSAKRIKEDLDSSNVRGRPIGSRTRKTRYDLTMLNDDEDDDDENFFGFPVSTTIPPSTESCSLTSSSLCQSRSKGKGTTKGPAESSSSSGKAGKKRLSDAERFLRDNREYYHFQETKERLRRSTSSSSGDKEKVGNGDDTSCHVEKRSEKKEESKVKETSVVSRKRPSLDMARRVTRRTGGSLDLECEGDVKGDKKVVIKEEKDLKMEGRNATRSERRDGYRFERRVEVKAERIDEPRKEGMRSERRCEKIYSCCDKKDATKVEKCDKEKLKDEKEKLKENKKSKEVVIEKGVKEDHKGKVDDKKEKVIDRKEKTDDKKERVEDKKEKIEDKKEKVLDKKEKVVEKTEKVEDKRGKVEDKRDKVEDKRDKVEDKRDKVEDKKDKVEDKKDKVEDKKDKVEDKRDKVEDKRDKVEDKRDKVEDKRDKVEDRKDKVEDRKDKVEDKKDKVEDKKDKVDNKKEKVEDKKEKVEDKKEKVEDKTGKVDGKKENVEDKKEKVGDKKEKVDEKKEKVEGKKDKIDSNKKIEDKIEKVEDKREKLKDKKESEENVIRDERKKEVTEEEKVEDVNKKKELKDENKNGLKDKEIGELLDQKLSVKSDTQILRRGVGVGKCIVKTEKDSIKTSEISDSFESSLNNKVKSDDIESREKLEVREKVTNAGYGNTLDELYFSFEGVPENECWYQTYQRFIDGIAVNEFVYDEDPLKFILPYEMPKEYIRDFISLKKGLFCKKKNDLADLVRKSPRCHASTLALFSDIIPTRRGKGSKGVKSVPVKVEEISSDGTSTPGADSIRMPPHECFESVEELAILALHLDHVIKTELDGEEASLCIPVLKDMKDTDETDLRKTPPKKRGKKRRLLASSKSSKGVENVVKEMKMFESPFAHEVDPAFIAGLSDDVRDLVPENILSRAAVEVIEDSNQCLCNDRPSCEDFSSADENTEASSECVSLCDSETIDSSTASEPKPVRSNKKRRKNLTGWPKAQKKKKAVASHTSDDNDSAFGYDDSEPKRRGCRIKQDFCFLEQTTAQKLAALAANDRRASPRKKASVLYMDTWPVRFRTQK; encoded by the coding sequence ATTGGTGAGACTATACATTCTGGTCCAACACATCTAGTACAGAAAGATATCAAGAATGAAAAAGTAGGACCTGCAAGTAATTGTGTCCTCCCAGGTGACACTCTGGAAAGTGCTTGTGCCCTTCCCGAAAGCAATTGCCCAGCAGACATTCCCTCCACACGCTGCTCCTCCTCTCGGTTGTCGTCAACACCTGTTTACCGTAAAGGCTCGGTTCCTCGCAAGCCATCATCATCAGTGGGTGCTGCGGCTTTGCCTCGTTTGTCGCAGTCTAAATGTAAAGTTGGTGACACCGTTGAACCTAAAGCACCTCTGCTCACAGTCCAAGTACCTGAAGCTGTTGTGCCCAAAGCTAAAGTGTTTATTCATGATGCTCTGGCTGTTCCTCAAGCTTCAGTAAGTGAAGCTACTATTCCTGATGTCACAGTTAGTGAAGCTGCTCTGCCAGAAGTAACGTTGGATGAGGCTGCTTTACCCGATGTTCCTGTAACCAAAGCTGTCTCTAAAGCAACTTTTTTTAATGTAGCCACAAAAGTCAAGCAAGAAAAAGAAACACCATGTGCTTTTAAACCATTTATTAAACAAGAACCGCCTAATTTTGTCGAGTCTGTTATAGATGATTATTCGTTAGATGTGACTCTCTCTCCTGTAGTTGATCCAATTcaggtgaaaaaagaaaacatagaAATGGTTAGACTTATTCAAGAAGTAGACAGTAGAATTGACTCCTTTTGTCACAAGAGGAGCAGTCGAACCTCCAAACGATTTGGTAGCTCAGAAATTGAAGAAATAGAAATCAAAACTGAACAAATGTCTAGAGCTAAACGGTGTACCAGAACTCGCAAAAGTAGTTGTCGCTCTGACAAATCTGAGTCTGAAACTTCAGATTCACGCAGTGTACTTGAAGATCCATTGTGTCTTGATATGGTTGATAAAACTGCAAAGCGTGGTAAGCCTAAAAATGGAGAACCTATTTTAGAGGAAGCAGCAGCTCACACAAATAAGTACAATGGTGATGTTAGTGTGGACTTAGTTAATGGAGCTCATAAAGTTAAAGGTCGAAGAGTTAGTCGGGCTAATAGTGACGAATCTGATTTGAGCTCTTGTTCGAAAACTAATGGTAATGTAGatcataacaatgataaaattGACTTTAGTCTCCTCCTAGAAATATCGGAAGCAGACAGAGAAAAGTTTGAAACTAAGAAGGcaaaaattagaagaaaaacagCTGATTGGTTATTAATATCAGAAACTGAGCAGTATTATAATGAAAAGGAGGAAATAATGAGAAATAAGAATAAGCCCGATTCCGAGAGTGATAGTGACGAAAGTGACAGCGACTCTAAAAGTGACTGTtctgatgataatgaaaatgaagatGCAAATCCGcccaggggaaggggaaagggTAAGAGAAAACAGTCTGGCTGTGCAGGTGATGATGACCCTAAAGTTAGTGCAAAGAGGATAAAGGAAGATTTAGATTCTAGTAATGTCCGAGGGCGGCCTATTGGGAGTAGAACTCGAAAAACACGTTATGATTTAACAATGTTGAATGATGAcgaagatgacgatgatgaaaacTTCTTTGGTTTTCCTGTTAGTACAACTATTCCACCGTCAACCGAGAGCTGCTCCTTAACTAGTAGCTCCCTATGTCAATCAAGGAGCAAAGGGAAAGGAACAACAAAGGGCCCGGCAGAATCATCATCATCTAGCGGAAAGGCAGGAAAAAAACGTCTTTCAGATGCAGAGAGGTTTCTTAGGGATAATAGAGAGTATTATCATTTTCAAGAAACCAAGGAAAGATTGAGGAGGTCAACATCATCGTCATCTGGTGATAAAGAAAAAGTAGGTAATGGTGATGACACGAGTTGCCACGTAGAAAAGCGTTCGGAAAAGAAGGAGGAATCAAAAGTGAAAGAGACCAGTGTGGTGTCAAGGAAACGGCCTTCTCTTGACATGGCAAGGAGAGTGACTCGAAGAACAGGAGGAAGTTTAGATTTGGAATGTGAAGGGGATGTGAAAGGTGATAAGAAAGTTGTAATTAAAGAGGAAAAAGATTTAAAGATGGAGGGAAGAAATGCTACCAGAAGTGAGAGAAGAGATGGTTATAGGTTTGAGAGAAGGGTTGAAGTTAAAGCTGAAAGAATTGATGAACCAAGAAAAGAAGGGATGAGGTCTGAAAGGAGATGTGAAAAAATTTATTCGTGTTGTgataaaaaggatgcaacaaaaGTAGAAAAATGTGATAAGGAGAAATTGAAGGATgagaaggaaaaactaaaagaaaataagaaatccaAAGAGGTGGTAATTGAAAAAGGTGTCAAAGAAGATCATAAAGGAAAAGtagatgataaaaaagaaaaagtaattgataGAAAAGAGAAAACTGATGACAAAAAGGAAAGGGtagaagataaaaaggaaaaaatagaagataaaaaggaaaaggttttagataaaaaagaaaaggtaGTGGAAAAAACTGAAAAAGTAGAGGATAAAAGGGGAAAAGTGGAGGACAAAAGAGATAAAGTGGAGGACAAAAGAGATAAAGTGGAGGACAAAAGAGATAAAGTGGAGGACAAAAAAGATAAAGTGGAGGACAAAAAAGATAAAGTGGAGGACAAAAAAGATAAAGTAGAGGACAAAAGAGATAAAGTGGAGGATAAAAGAGATAAAGTGGAGGACAAAAGAGATAAAGTGGAGGACAAAAGAGATAAAGTGGAGGATAGAAAAGATAAAGTGGAGGATAGAAAAGATAAAGTAGAGGATAAAAAAGATAAAGTGGAGGACAAAAAAGATAAAGTGGACAACAAAAAGGAAAAAGTGGAGGACAAAAAGGAAAAAGTGGAGGACAAAAAGGAAAAGGTAGAGGACAAAACAGGAAAAGTAGATGGTAAAAAGGAAAATGTGgaggacaaaaaagaaaaagtaggggacaaaaaagaaaaagtggatgagaaaaaggaaaaagttgagggtaaaaaagataaaatagacagtaataaaaaaatagaagataaaataGAGAAAGTTGAAGACAAAAGAGAAAAgctgaaagacaaaaaagaaagTGAAGAAAACGTGATAAGAGATGAGAGAAAAAAGGAAGTCACAGAGGAGGAAAAAGTTGAGGAtgttaataagaaaaaggaattaaaagatgaaaataaaaatggatTAAAGGATAAAGAAATTGGTGAATTGCTAGACCAGAAACTGAGTGTGAAAAGTGATACTCAAATACTGAGGCGTGGGGTTGGGGTTGGGAAGTGCATTGTAAAAACTGAAAAAGACAGTATAAAAACTAGTGAAATTAGTGATAGTTTTGAATCCAGTTTAAACAATAAAGTGAAAAGTGATGATATAGAAAGTAGAGAGAAATTAGAAGTTAGGGAAAAGGTTACTAATGCAGGGTATGGTAATACTTTAGATGAACTCTATTTTTCTTTTGAAGGTGTACCTGAGAATGAGTGTTGGTATCAGACTTATCAGAGGTTTATTGATGGTATAGCTGTAAATGAGTTTGTTTATGATGAAGATCCTTTAAAGTTTATATTACCTTACGAAATGCCAAAGGAATATATACGAGACTTTATAAGCCTGAAAAAAGGGTTATTTTGTAAGAAAAAGAATGATCTCGCTGACCTCGTGAGAAAATCTCCGCGGTGTCATGCCTCTACCCTTGCGCTGTTTTCAGACATTATTCCTACTAGAAGAGGCAAGGGGTCAAAAGGCGTGAAATCTGTTCCTGTGAAAGTAGAAGAAATTTCTTCGGATGGCACAAGTACTCCGGGAGCAGACTCTATAAGAATGCCACCTCATGAGTGCTTTGAGTCTGTTGAAGAGTTAGCCATCCTTGCTTTGCACTTGGATCATGTCATTAAGACTGAGCTAGATGGGGAAGAGGCTTCCTTGTGTATTCCAGTGCTTAAGGACATGAAAGATACTGACGAAACAGACTTGCGAAAGACTCCACCAAAAAAGAGGGGGAAAAAGAGGCGGTTATTAGCCAGTTCAAAATCTAGTAAAGGTGTAGAAAATGTTGTGAAAGAGATGAAAATGTTTGAGAGTCCATTTGCTCATGAGGTAGACCCAGCTTTTATTGCAGGGTTAAGTGATGATGTTAGAGACTTGGTTCCTGAAAACATTCTATCTCGGGCAGCAGTGGAAGTCATAGAAGATTCCAACCAGTGTCTGTGTAACGATCGTCCCTCTTGTGAAGACTTCTCTAGTGCAGATGAAAATACTGAGGCTAGTTCTGAATGTGTATCTTTGTGTGATTCAGAAACTATTGATAGTTCTACTGCGAGTGAACCTAAACCAGTGCGTAGTAATAAGAAACGAAGAAAGAATTTGACTGGTTGGCCGAAGgcacaaaaaaagaagaaagctGTTGCCTCTCATACCTCTGACGATAATGATAGTGCGTTTGGGTATGATGATAGTGAACCAAAGAGAAGAGGGTGCAGAATAAAACAAGATTTCTGTTTCCTAGAGCAAACTACAGCTCAGAAACTTGCTGCCTTGGCTGCTAATGATCGAAGAGCCTCCCCGCGAAAAAAGGCTTCAGTGTTGTATATGGACACTTGGCCTGTTAGATTTCGAACACAAAAATAA
- the LOC137624229 gene encoding uncharacterized protein PF3D7_1120000-like isoform X4: MRYSGLMQAERRPSSLSSVTNKRLRKQIVFEIGETIHSGPTHLVQKDIKNEKVGPASNCVLPGDTLESACALPESNCPADIPSTRCSSSRLSSTPVYRKGSVPRKPSSSVGAAALPRLSQSKCKVGDTVEPKAPLLTVQVPEAVVPKAKVFIHDALAVPQASVSEATIPDVTVSEAALPEVTLDEAALPDVPVTKAVSKATFFNVATKVKQEKETPCAFKPFIKQEPPNFVESVIDDYSLDVTLSPVVDPIQVKKENIEMVRLIQEVDSRIDSFCHKRSSRTSKRFGSSEIEEIEIKTEQMSRAKRCTRTRKSSCRSDKSESETSDSRSVLEDPLCLDMVDKTAKRGKPKNGEPILEEAAAHTNKYNGDVSVDLVNGAHKVKGRRVSRANSDESDLSSCSKTNGNVDHNNDKIDFSLLLEISEADREKFETKKAKIRRKTADWLLISETEQYYNEKEEIMRNKNKPDSESDSDESDSDSKSDCSDDNENEDANPPRGRGKGKRKQSGCAGDDDPKVSAKRIKEDLDSSNVRGRPIGSRTRKTRYDLTMLNDDEDDDDENFFGFPVSTTIPPSTESCSLTSSSLCQSRSKGKGTTKGPAESSSSSGKAGKKRLSDAERFLRDNREYYHFQETKERLRRSTSSSSGDKEKVGNGDDTSCHVEKRSEKKEESKVKETSVVSRKRPSLDMARRVTRRTGGSLDLECEGDVKGDKKVVIKEEKDLKMEGRNATRSERRDGYRFERRVEVKAERIDEPRKEGMRSERRCEKIYSCCDKKDATKVEKCDKEKLKDEKEKLKENKKSKEVVIEKGVKEDHKGKVDDKKEKVIDRKEKTDDKKERVEDKKEKIEDKKEKVLDKKEKVVEKTEKVEDKRGKVEDKRDKVEDKRDKVEDKRDKVEDKKDKVEDKKDKVEDKKDKVEDKRDKVEDKRDKVEDKRDKVEDKRDKVEDRKDKVEDRKDKVEDKKDKVEDKKDKVDNKKEKVEDKKEKVEDKKEKVEDKTGKVDGKKENVEDKKEKVGDKKEKVDEKKEKVEGKKDKIDSNKKIEDKIEKVEDKREKLKDKKESEENVIRDERKKEVTEEEKVEDVNKKKELKDENKNGLKDKEIGELLDQKLSVKSDTQILRRGVGVGKCIVKTEKDSIKTSEISDSFESSLNNKVKSDDIESREKLEVREKVTNAGYGNTLDELYFSFEGVPENECWYQTYQRFIDGIAVNEFVYDEDPLKFILPYEMPKEYIRDFISLKKGLFCKKKNDLADLVRKSPRCHASTLALFSDIIPTRRGKGSKGVKSVPVKVEEISSDGTSTPGADSIRMPPHECFESVEELAILALHLDHVIKTELDGEEASLCIPVLKDMKDTDETDLRKTPPKKRGKKRRLLASSKSSKGVENVVKEMKMFESPFAHEVDPAFIAGLSDDVRDLVPENILSRAAVEVIEDSNQCLCNDRPSCEDFSSADENTEASSECVSLCDSETIDSSTASEPKPVRSNKKRRKNLTGWPKAQKKKKAVASHTSDDNDSAFGYDDSEPKRRGCRIKQDFCFLEQTTAQKLAALAANDRRASPRKKASVLYMDTWPVRFRTQK, encoded by the coding sequence ATTGGTGAGACTATACATTCTGGTCCAACACATCTAGTACAGAAAGATATCAAGAATGAAAAAGTAGGACCTGCAAGTAATTGTGTCCTCCCAGGTGACACTCTGGAAAGTGCTTGTGCCCTTCCCGAAAGCAATTGCCCAGCAGACATTCCCTCCACACGCTGCTCCTCCTCTCGGTTGTCGTCAACACCTGTTTACCGTAAAGGCTCGGTTCCTCGCAAGCCATCATCATCAGTGGGTGCTGCGGCTTTGCCTCGTTTGTCGCAGTCTAAATGTAAAGTTGGTGACACCGTTGAACCTAAAGCACCTCTGCTCACAGTCCAAGTACCTGAAGCTGTTGTGCCCAAAGCTAAAGTGTTTATTCATGATGCTCTGGCTGTTCCTCAAGCTTCAGTAAGTGAAGCTACTATTCCTGATGTCACAGTTAGTGAAGCTGCTCTGCCAGAAGTAACGTTGGATGAGGCTGCTTTACCCGATGTTCCTGTAACCAAAGCTGTCTCTAAAGCAACTTTTTTTAATGTAGCCACAAAAGTCAAGCAAGAAAAAGAAACACCATGTGCTTTTAAACCATTTATTAAACAAGAACCGCCTAATTTTGTCGAGTCTGTTATAGATGATTATTCGTTAGATGTGACTCTCTCTCCTGTAGTTGATCCAATTcaggtgaaaaaagaaaacatagaAATGGTTAGACTTATTCAAGAAGTAGACAGTAGAATTGACTCCTTTTGTCACAAGAGGAGCAGTCGAACCTCCAAACGATTTGGTAGCTCAGAAATTGAAGAAATAGAAATCAAAACTGAACAAATGTCTAGAGCTAAACGGTGTACCAGAACTCGCAAAAGTAGTTGTCGCTCTGACAAATCTGAGTCTGAAACTTCAGATTCACGCAGTGTACTTGAAGATCCATTGTGTCTTGATATGGTTGATAAAACTGCAAAGCGTGGTAAGCCTAAAAATGGAGAACCTATTTTAGAGGAAGCAGCAGCTCACACAAATAAGTACAATGGTGATGTTAGTGTGGACTTAGTTAATGGAGCTCATAAAGTTAAAGGTCGAAGAGTTAGTCGGGCTAATAGTGACGAATCTGATTTGAGCTCTTGTTCGAAAACTAATGGTAATGTAGatcataacaatgataaaattGACTTTAGTCTCCTCCTAGAAATATCGGAAGCAGACAGAGAAAAGTTTGAAACTAAGAAGGcaaaaattagaagaaaaacagCTGATTGGTTATTAATATCAGAAACTGAGCAGTATTATAATGAAAAGGAGGAAATAATGAGAAATAAGAATAAGCCCGATTCCGAGAGTGATAGTGACGAAAGTGACAGCGACTCTAAAAGTGACTGTtctgatgataatgaaaatgaagatGCAAATCCGcccaggggaaggggaaagggTAAGAGAAAACAGTCTGGCTGTGCAGGTGATGATGACCCTAAAGTTAGTGCAAAGAGGATAAAGGAAGATTTAGATTCTAGTAATGTCCGAGGGCGGCCTATTGGGAGTAGAACTCGAAAAACACGTTATGATTTAACAATGTTGAATGATGAcgaagatgacgatgatgaaaacTTCTTTGGTTTTCCTGTTAGTACAACTATTCCACCGTCAACCGAGAGCTGCTCCTTAACTAGTAGCTCCCTATGTCAATCAAGGAGCAAAGGGAAAGGAACAACAAAGGGCCCGGCAGAATCATCATCATCTAGCGGAAAGGCAGGAAAAAAACGTCTTTCAGATGCAGAGAGGTTTCTTAGGGATAATAGAGAGTATTATCATTTTCAAGAAACCAAGGAAAGATTGAGGAGGTCAACATCATCGTCATCTGGTGATAAAGAAAAAGTAGGTAATGGTGATGACACGAGTTGCCACGTAGAAAAGCGTTCGGAAAAGAAGGAGGAATCAAAAGTGAAAGAGACCAGTGTGGTGTCAAGGAAACGGCCTTCTCTTGACATGGCAAGGAGAGTGACTCGAAGAACAGGAGGAAGTTTAGATTTGGAATGTGAAGGGGATGTGAAAGGTGATAAGAAAGTTGTAATTAAAGAGGAAAAAGATTTAAAGATGGAGGGAAGAAATGCTACCAGAAGTGAGAGAAGAGATGGTTATAGGTTTGAGAGAAGGGTTGAAGTTAAAGCTGAAAGAATTGATGAACCAAGAAAAGAAGGGATGAGGTCTGAAAGGAGATGTGAAAAAATTTATTCGTGTTGTgataaaaaggatgcaacaaaaGTAGAAAAATGTGATAAGGAGAAATTGAAGGATgagaaggaaaaactaaaagaaaataagaaatccaAAGAGGTGGTAATTGAAAAAGGTGTCAAAGAAGATCATAAAGGAAAAGtagatgataaaaaagaaaaagtaattgataGAAAAGAGAAAACTGATGACAAAAAGGAAAGGGtagaagataaaaaggaaaaaatagaagataaaaaggaaaaggttttagataaaaaagaaaaggtaGTGGAAAAAACTGAAAAAGTAGAGGATAAAAGGGGAAAAGTGGAGGACAAAAGAGATAAAGTGGAGGACAAAAGAGATAAAGTGGAGGACAAAAGAGATAAAGTGGAGGACAAAAAAGATAAAGTGGAGGACAAAAAAGATAAAGTGGAGGACAAAAAAGATAAAGTAGAGGACAAAAGAGATAAAGTGGAGGATAAAAGAGATAAAGTGGAGGACAAAAGAGATAAAGTGGAGGACAAAAGAGATAAAGTGGAGGATAGAAAAGATAAAGTGGAGGATAGAAAAGATAAAGTAGAGGATAAAAAAGATAAAGTGGAGGACAAAAAAGATAAAGTGGACAACAAAAAGGAAAAAGTGGAGGACAAAAAGGAAAAAGTGGAGGACAAAAAGGAAAAGGTAGAGGACAAAACAGGAAAAGTAGATGGTAAAAAGGAAAATGTGgaggacaaaaaagaaaaagtaggggacaaaaaagaaaaagtggatgagaaaaaggaaaaagttgagggtaaaaaagataaaatagacagtaataaaaaaatagaagataaaataGAGAAAGTTGAAGACAAAAGAGAAAAgctgaaagacaaaaaagaaagTGAAGAAAACGTGATAAGAGATGAGAGAAAAAAGGAAGTCACAGAGGAGGAAAAAGTTGAGGAtgttaataagaaaaaggaattaaaagatgaaaataaaaatggatTAAAGGATAAAGAAATTGGTGAATTGCTAGACCAGAAACTGAGTGTGAAAAGTGATACTCAAATACTGAGGCGTGGGGTTGGGGTTGGGAAGTGCATTGTAAAAACTGAAAAAGACAGTATAAAAACTAGTGAAATTAGTGATAGTTTTGAATCCAGTTTAAACAATAAAGTGAAAAGTGATGATATAGAAAGTAGAGAGAAATTAGAAGTTAGGGAAAAGGTTACTAATGCAGGGTATGGTAATACTTTAGATGAACTCTATTTTTCTTTTGAAGGTGTACCTGAGAATGAGTGTTGGTATCAGACTTATCAGAGGTTTATTGATGGTATAGCTGTAAATGAGTTTGTTTATGATGAAGATCCTTTAAAGTTTATATTACCTTACGAAATGCCAAAGGAATATATACGAGACTTTATAAGCCTGAAAAAAGGGTTATTTTGTAAGAAAAAGAATGATCTCGCTGACCTCGTGAGAAAATCTCCGCGGTGTCATGCCTCTACCCTTGCGCTGTTTTCAGACATTATTCCTACTAGAAGAGGCAAGGGGTCAAAAGGCGTGAAATCTGTTCCTGTGAAAGTAGAAGAAATTTCTTCGGATGGCACAAGTACTCCGGGAGCAGACTCTATAAGAATGCCACCTCATGAGTGCTTTGAGTCTGTTGAAGAGTTAGCCATCCTTGCTTTGCACTTGGATCATGTCATTAAGACTGAGCTAGATGGGGAAGAGGCTTCCTTGTGTATTCCAGTGCTTAAGGACATGAAAGATACTGACGAAACAGACTTGCGAAAGACTCCACCAAAAAAGAGGGGGAAAAAGAGGCGGTTATTAGCCAGTTCAAAATCTAGTAAAGGTGTAGAAAATGTTGTGAAAGAGATGAAAATGTTTGAGAGTCCATTTGCTCATGAGGTAGACCCAGCTTTTATTGCAGGGTTAAGTGATGATGTTAGAGACTTGGTTCCTGAAAACATTCTATCTCGGGCAGCAGTGGAAGTCATAGAAGATTCCAACCAGTGTCTGTGTAACGATCGTCCCTCTTGTGAAGACTTCTCTAGTGCAGATGAAAATACTGAGGCTAGTTCTGAATGTGTATCTTTGTGTGATTCAGAAACTATTGATAGTTCTACTGCGAGTGAACCTAAACCAGTGCGTAGTAATAAGAAACGAAGAAAGAATTTGACTGGTTGGCCGAAGgcacaaaaaaagaagaaagctGTTGCCTCTCATACCTCTGACGATAATGATAGTGCGTTTGGGTATGATGATAGTGAACCAAAGAGAAGAGGGTGCAGAATAAAACAAGATTTCTGTTTCCTAGAGCAAACTACAGCTCAGAAACTTGCTGCCTTGGCTGCTAATGATCGAAGAGCCTCCCCGCGAAAAAAGGCTTCAGTGTTGTATATGGACACTTGGCCTGTTAGATTTCGAACACAAAAATAA